GTACCGGTGGCCGGCAAACGTGCTGGCAATGTTCGTTCCAGGCGCGACGACATCCATATAGTCGCCGTAGTTGGAATAAAGCGCATAGGAAAGATCCGGGTTGACAGCGCCAACACTGATCACTTCTGGATAAGCGGCTGGGAAGCTCGCCTGCGACGTGCTGTCGTTGCCGGAAGCGGCGACAAGCACGACATCATGAGCGTCGGCGTAGCGGATCGCTTCCTCAAGCACCGAGGACGGTTGGTAGTTGCCAAGGCTTAAATTGATGACCTTTGCCCCGTGGTCGACCGCCCAGCGGATTCCTTTCGCTACATCAATGCTCGTTCCATAGCCGTCCGCATTTAATGCTTTGACGGCCATGATCGGGTTGAACCATGTTATGCCGGCGACTCCTTCGCCGTTGTTCGGCTGTGAGGCGATAATGCCAGCGACATGGGTGCCATGGCCGTTTTCGTCATTCGGAGAGCGGTCGTCGGCCAATACGTTATATCCGGGCAGAAGGCGGCGGGTTAAATCGGGATGGGTCAAATCGACTCCGCTGTCGATGATGGCGACAGGCACATTCCGCTTGCCGCGCGACAGCGTCCAGCCGTCTTCGGTATGAATGGCCGGCAAGTTCCACTGGTAGCGGGCGTAAAACGAATCGTTCGGCACCGGCGCCGGCTTGTTCCACTCATTTTGCATGTAAATGTAGTGCGGTTCGCAATAATCAACCGTTGGAAGAGAGCGGAAATAGCGGCGCATTTCCTCATACGTTTGCTCGCGCGAGCGGAATACAAACACGTGGTCGACCTGCTTGATGAACTGGCCGGCGATGGCTGCCTCCATTTGTTGAAGACGGCTTTCCGATGGCAATGCCCGAAAGCGGACCACGATCTCATTGGCGAAATAATGGCTTCGGTCACCGCGGCGATTATGGAGGATTTCCCGAATGCGCGGGTGCTTGTTCAACTGCTGTTTCAGCTGCTCGCCTGCGCTTAAGCTGTCTAAGGCGACAACGGTTGGATGGGTGGGTGCGACCTCGGCGTCAAACGGCTTCAGCCGCGGTGGAGCCGGGGCGTTTTCTTCTGGAGCCGGTCGCCCCAAGACGGCTGCGGCAACGAGTAGAGCAACAACCGCGCTGGCCGCGGCCCATATTCGGTATCGGCGTTTCACGCTGTTCACCTCCTTTGTTGTTAGGATGGGCGATTGACGGACAAATCATGAAAAATGGGATTCACCTTTTGCCATGGTGAAATCCCATTTTCTTCTTCAGCGGCCGACCGATTGCATACAGATGCAGCGAGGAGCGGGCGGCGAGAGGAAGAGAGGTGTTTGTCCGCGCCGGTTGCATCCGCTGCCATGCCGGGGCGTATTTGACGAACAACCGAGTCATCGCTGCTGATGTAGTGGGCACCGAGCCGTCGCGGGCGAAAGCGCTGAAGAAAACAGAAAAAGTGTTTGGAGAGCCGGTGTTGTACGCTCCTGACACGCCGGTGCCGATTCCAAAAGGGGCGAAAGTGTTGAAAGTGCCAACTGATCAGTTAGACCGAGAACAAATCCGGCTCTCCTTTGCTCATGGCGATTCACCGGGAGGGTATAAAGTGCCGAGCCTGATCGGGCTCGCTTGGAGCGCTCCATACTTGCATGATGGCGGCGTGGCGGTTGGGCCGAATGGTGAGCTCGGGCTTTCGGGCACCGTTCAAAAAGGCATCGCCCCTGATGCGCGCAACAGTCTGCGGGCGCTGATCGACCGGACGTGGCGCGAGCGCGTCATCGCCGCCAACGCCAAGGACTCCGACTTGCGGACGGTGCATGTGACCGGCGCCGGGCACCGGTATTGGATCGACCGTCAAGCCGGATTTACGAAGGAAGAGCAAGAGGCGGTATTGGACTATTTGTTGTCGCTCACCTCGCGCTGACCGCATTGTGCGGTCGTTTGTTCTGCGCTCATGCCGCTGGGAATAGTTCCCTTGCAACGCTGTTATAAGACGGCTCACACTAATAGGCAAGGGAGGGAAAGCGATGAGCGAAACATGTTTTTACTGTCAGTGCGAGTGCGATGACAAGGTGCATTACGTATCGTTCCATACGAATGGCGAAGAACGCGAAGAAACGCTTTGTCCGGAATGTTACCAAGAATGGCTGCAGGGCATGAAAGGTTGACATTTCTTCCTGCTTTCATTTCGCTCGGAAGCGGGGCTTTTTCGCGAAATGATGATGAAGAAACCGCACCGTGGTCAAACCGGTGCGGTTTTTTGGGACAGCGGCGGAGTGGCGATGATGTCCGCCAAATCACTGTCTTCGTCATAGGCGCGGTAGACAGCGGCTTTCGTACGCGGAGCATGGACCGATAAAAAGAGAATGCGTTCCTTGTCTTCACGGGTGACTTTCGTTTCCATTTTCAATGACACTCCGTTTATCGTGAGCGAGTAGAACCGGTACGTCAAGCCAAGCCATGTGCGTTCTGACCGCACGGTATCTGGATGATGGCGGATGAACGCAGCGAGCTCGGCGAACGAATGCATCTCCCGCTCCAGCCATTCGCGGATGGCACTTGCCGCCTGCTCCAACCAGCCTTTCCAAGACGTTTTCATCGGCATCACCTTTTTTCATCCATCTTGCCCATTTTCGCTGTTCGTCATGCAGGGAGGCGGATGGAAAACGTCGTCATGTTGTCGTTGGAAGAACAGCAGATATCCCCGCCGTGGTCTTCGATCACTTTTTTGCAAATGTACAGGCCGATGCCGGTTCCGAGTTTTTTCGTTGTAAAAAACGGCTCGAAAATCGTTTCCACAATGTCGGCTGGAATTGACGGACCGTTGTTGGCGATTTCGATGATGATGCTTCCGTCTTGGCAACGGGCGGCGATGTTGATCCGCCGCGGTTTTTCCCTCTCTTTCACCGCTTCGATCGAGTTGAGCAAAATGTTTACCAGCACCTGGCGCAGCTGATCTTTATAGGCAAATATATGTATGGATTCATCGATCGCCACCGAAAGGTCGACATCGCTGTCGACGATCGTGGCGTATAAAAACTCGATAATTTCCTCCAACAACTGGTACAGCGAAAACGTTTCTTTTTCGCTTTCAACAATTTCTTTGCGTGAGGCATGCAAAAATTGCGAAATGCGAAATTTCAGCTGCTGCAACTCATGGTCGATAATGTCTAAATAAGGAAGATGCGGATGCTCAAACTTCAATAATTGAATAAAACCAATGATAGCCGTAAGCGGATTGCGAAACTCATGGACAAAACTCGATGACATTTGCCCAAGCAGCGTCAGCCGGTCTTGATGCGATCTGGCAATGAGCGCGTTTTTTTCATGCAGTTCTTTTTCCTTTAACTCATTGTATTTTGTGATGGCATGAAACAGAAATTGGTCAAACAGCTCGTTCAAATGGTCGATGAGCGGGGACAGCTCGTCGACCGGCAGCGGCGCGGCGAGCGCGTGGTTGATGACGAGCCGCCTCCCAAGGTTGACGTTGTAGACGAGAGCGCCGATGCCGACATTCATTTCCGCACGTTCTTTCGCGATTTTGTTGGCTAACCGTTCGACCGTCTCGCTAGATAGCGACCGCAACAGCGCTTCTTTGACCAGCTCAAACACTGCTAAGCCGTTTTGTTCGACATGATCGATGTATTTGTCATCGTCGGCAATTTTCATATGTTGCCGCCAATAGGCGAGAAAGTTCGGCAAATGGGCTTCTAAATGGGTGACGAGCTGCTGTGCCGCAGATGCCAAAAAAGCCACCTCGCTTTCCATCATTTATTTTTTATTATAAGGGGGAATATCGGACTAGAACAGGGGAAAAATCGCAATCGGTCCGGCCAAACGAACGTCCTTTTGCGAAAAACGATCAAAAAACCTGGTGCTGCGGGCGGGACAGACTGTTTGAACGAAAAAAGAAAAATCATTTATAATGAATGAGGCAAACAAATATTTTGCTAAAGGTTGGGGACGATCGTGAAATTGTATGACTCGATTTTAGATTTGATTGGCGGCACGCCGATTGTAAAGTTGCAGCGTCTTCCTGACCCGGACGGCGCGGATGTGTATATGAAGCTTGAATCGTTCAATCCGGGCGGCAGCGTCAAAGACCGGCCCGCTTGGGAAATGATCCGCCGCGCCGAGGCGGAAGGGAAAATTGCACCGGGAAAAAGCACGATCATTGAACCGACGTCCGGCAACACCGGCATCGGCCTGGCCATGGTGTGCGCCGCCAGAGGTTACCGTTGCATCATTACGATGCCCGACAATGCGACGGTCGAACGGGTGAAAATTTTAAAGGCGTACGGAGCCGAAGTCTATTTGACGCCGGCGGAGAAGCGGATGCAAGGGGCGATCGATGAGGCAAACCGGCTTGCTGGCGAAATCCCTGACAGCTTTATTCCGATGCAGTTTGAAAATCCGGCCAATCCGGATGCACACCGGCATACAACAGCGGTGGAAATTTATGAAGCGTTTGATGGACGGCTCGATGCGTTCGTGTTAACCGCCGGCACCGGCGGGACGGTGACCGGAACAGGGGAGGAGCTGAAAAAACGCATCCCGAATTTGCGCATTTACGTCGTTGAACCGTACGGTTCGCCTGTGTTGTCGGGCGGCAAGCCGGGGCCGCACAAAATTCCCGGCACGGGTCCGGGGTTTATCCCGAAAATTTTAAATCGCTCGATTTATGATGACATTTTTTTGATCAAAGATGAGGATGCCCAACAGATGGCGCGCGAACTGGCGGCGAAGGAAGGCATTTTGGTCGGCGCTTCGGCCGCTGCCAGTGCCTATTACGCCATCAAAGTGGCGAAACAGCTCCCCAAAGGCGCCCGCGTCCTTTGCATGGCGCCCGATTCCGGCGAGCGGTATTTGTCATCCGATTTATTCGCTGATTAAGCGGACGGCGCATCGGCGAAAAAGCGAGGGCCGTTGGCTTCACTGCTCCTTGCCTGTCATGGGAAGAGAAGCATTCCTCTCTGCTAAACAGGAGAGGAATGTTTTTGGTTTGGTATTTCTGATGCAATTTAAAGCTTTAACATTTTTCGTTTTTACCGGTCATTTCATCCGACTGTCGAGTGACCGAACAACACCGCTTAAAGACCCATGAATGGGTCTTTAAGCGAGTCGTTGTTCGGTCTTCCGTCACGCCTTAGCGTGACGGAGGCAAGCCTATGGCTTGCCTTCGACAGTCAAAAATGGATGAGTCACTTTTCCGTCAAGGATATGTTAAACGATTTCGTTGCATCTATATAGTTTGCAGAAAGCGGATAGTAGAGCAACAGTTGCCGTCCCTTTTTGCCTTCGCGCCGCCGTCCGCTGTCGATAAAACCGGCAGTCAAGTACAATCGCTGCGCTGTCAAGTTTTGTTCATTGACAGCAAGCACAATTTCGTTGATGTAAGGTGGAGAGGAAGTGTTCGCTTGGCTTTGGAAAGACAACAAGGGCGGAACAGCATGGCGCGCATCGCGTTGACGCTGGTGATCGTGGCGCTCGGCGGCTTCATTTTCGCCTTGTTTGGCGTTCCGCTCCATTGGATGCTCGGTCCAGCAGCTGCGTTGCTTTTGGTTGGTCGTTTTTTGAAGGGAAAGTTGTATTGGCCGGTCGGCATTCGCAACGCTGCGCTCATTCCGATCGGCTATACGCTAGGGACATCGATGACGGCAGGAACGCTTGTGGAGATGGGCCGACAATTGCCGGCGATGTTGCTGGCGACGGTGTTGATTTTGTTGTTTAGCTTCCTTGTTTCTTGCCTTGTCGCGAGATGGACAAGGATTCCGCTCCGTTCGGTTGTCACCGGCAGCATCCCCGGCGGATTGTCGCAAATGCTTGTGTTGGGCGAAGAGCTCGACGGTGTCGATGCAACGATTGTCACGTTTTTTCAAGTGATGCGCCTGATGGGCGTCGTGTTTCTCGTCCCGCTTATCGCCTTAAGCCCGTTCTTTTCCGGTGGCGCTGAGGCGGGGACGGGCGCAGCAAGCGGACAAGGGGCGCATTGGAGCGTCGGTCTTGTTTGGCTGTATTTGATCGTCACGGTTGCCAGCGCGATCATCGGAAGGCGCATCAAACTGCCGACTGCCTATTTGCTTGGCCCGATCATCGGAACATCGGCTCTGGTCATTGCCGGGACGCCGGCGCCCCATTTGCCAGCGCCTTTGTTAGATATCGCGCAAATCGCGATGGGCGCTTATCTAGGCTTAATGCTGAAACCGGCTCGCATCGCGGAAAAGGGAAGAGCCGTGCTGGCCGCTGTGGTTACCGGTCTTGCGCTCATTTTGTTTTCCATGGCTTCGGCATTTGTCTTAACGGCTCTGCATGGCGTGTCGTATTTGACAGCGTTCATCGCCTTGGCGCCGGGGGGCATGGATCAAATGGGAATTTTGGCGCGGGAGGCGCATGCCGACCTTGCCGTTGTGACAAGTTATCAAATGTTCCGCATTTTTTTCATTTTGCTTGTCGTTCCACCGGTGCTGAAAAAATGGTTTGCCGCCCGCTGGTTTCGATGGATCGAACGATGGGCCATACATCATGGTGGACGGTCCATGCAGTCTGCGTCAATCAAAAAGAAAGGGCTGTGACAAGAAACAAATATATGCTAAACTAGAAAGAAAAAGGAGGGGGTTGCCATGAATCATTCGACCGTTTATCGTCCGCATAGCCCAGTGGCGAAGTTGGCGGTTTCCTTTTTAGCGGCGCTGGCCGTCGCGACGGCGGGGCTGTATGCCGGGCAATGGGTGCCGGCTGGCCTGTATTTGCCCCTTTACGGGCTTGAACTTGTGCTGCTGTTGGTCATGATGTTCGCCCGCGTGAAAAAAGCTGTCGGCTATCCGCTTATGTTTGCGTTTATGTTTGTCTCGGGGGCGACGCTCTATCCGCTCATCGGCTATTACATTTCCATCATCGGCGCGGCGGCGGTGTTCAAAGCGTTTGCGCTGGCCGTTGTATCGTTTTCCGGCGTTGCCATTTACGCAGCGAGAACGAAAGAAGATTTTTCGTTCCTCGGCGGGTTTTTGATGCTGGGCGCGTTTGCGCTCCTTGGCTTGCTGATCATCCAATGGTTCATCCCATTCTCAAGCGTAGGGCAAATGGGCATCGCCGCTTTGGGGATTTTGATTTTCCTTGGCTTTACGATTTACGACATCAACCGTTTGGCCCGCTATGGCTTTACGGAAGCGGACATCCCGATGATTGTCGTCAATATTTACCTTGATTTCATCAACTTGTTTGTCTACATTTTGCGTTTTTTCGCCAGCGATGAGGATTGAGCGCCAAAAAGGGCTGCTTTTGGGGCAGCCCTTTTTCCATGACCGTGGCATTGATCAAAGCGGCAAGTCGAAATGGTGCGGCTGTTTTTTTACGGCATTAAAGGGGAAACGCGGTGAGGCAGGAATCGGCAAACGGTGGGGCGAATATAGAGAAAGAAATGGAGAAGAAAGGAGCCTCATGATGAAGTTTGCCGTCAATGTATCGACGATTTTCACGGAAGCGCCGTTTCTCGCCCGGTTTGCCAAGGCGAAGCAGCATGGGTTTTCGCACGTTGAATGCCAGTTTCCGTACTCGGTGGCTCCTGAGGCGATTGCTGATGAACTCGAGCAGCTTGAGCTGTCGCTTGTTTTGCTGAATTTGCCCGCTGGCGATTGGGAAAAGGGGGAG
Above is a window of Geobacillus thermoleovorans DNA encoding:
- a CDS encoding S8 family peptidase — its product is MKRRYRIWAAASAVVALLVAAAVLGRPAPEENAPAPPRLKPFDAEVAPTHPTVVALDSLSAGEQLKQQLNKHPRIREILHNRRGDRSHYFANEIVVRFRALPSESRLQQMEAAIAGQFIKQVDHVFVFRSREQTYEEMRRYFRSLPTVDYCEPHYIYMQNEWNKPAPVPNDSFYARYQWNLPAIHTEDGWTLSRGKRNVPVAIIDSGVDLTHPDLTRRLLPGYNVLADDRSPNDENGHGTHVAGIIASQPNNGEGVAGITWFNPIMAVKALNADGYGTSIDVAKGIRWAVDHGAKVINLSLGNYQPSSVLEEAIRYADAHDVVLVAASGNDSTSQASFPAAYPEVISVGAVNPDLSYALYSNYGDYMDVVAPGTNIASTFAGHRYAALSGTSMAAPHVTALAALIRSVNPRLSNDEVRDIILESADDLGERGKDPYYGYGLINVYRALELAKQ
- a CDS encoding AbrB family transcriptional regulator, with the translated sequence MARIALTLVIVALGGFIFALFGVPLHWMLGPAAALLLVGRFLKGKLYWPVGIRNAALIPIGYTLGTSMTAGTLVEMGRQLPAMLLATVLILLFSFLVSCLVARWTRIPLRSVVTGSIPGGLSQMLVLGEELDGVDATIVTFFQVMRLMGVVFLVPLIALSPFFSGGAEAGTGAASGQGAHWSVGLVWLYLIVTVASAIIGRRIKLPTAYLLGPIIGTSALVIAGTPAPHLPAPLLDIAQIAMGAYLGLMLKPARIAEKGRAVLAAVVTGLALILFSMASAFVLTALHGVSYLTAFIALAPGGMDQMGILAREAHADLAVVTSYQMFRIFFILLVVPPVLKKWFAARWFRWIERWAIHHGGRSMQSASIKKKGL
- a CDS encoding Bax inhibitor-1/YccA family protein encodes the protein MNHSTVYRPHSPVAKLAVSFLAALAVATAGLYAGQWVPAGLYLPLYGLELVLLLVMMFARVKKAVGYPLMFAFMFVSGATLYPLIGYYISIIGAAAVFKAFALAVVSFSGVAIYAARTKEDFSFLGGFLMLGAFALLGLLIIQWFIPFSSVGQMGIAALGILIFLGFTIYDINRLARYGFTEADIPMIVVNIYLDFINLFVYILRFFASDED
- a CDS encoding sensor histidine kinase yields the protein MASAAQQLVTHLEAHLPNFLAYWRQHMKIADDDKYIDHVEQNGLAVFELVKEALLRSLSSETVERLANKIAKERAEMNVGIGALVYNVNLGRRLVINHALAAPLPVDELSPLIDHLNELFDQFLFHAITKYNELKEKELHEKNALIARSHQDRLTLLGQMSSSFVHEFRNPLTAIIGFIQLLKFEHPHLPYLDIIDHELQQLKFRISQFLHASRKEIVESEKETFSLYQLLEEIIEFLYATIVDSDVDLSVAIDESIHIFAYKDQLRQVLVNILLNSIEAVKEREKPRRINIAARCQDGSIIIEIANNGPSIPADIVETIFEPFFTTKKLGTGIGLYICKKVIEDHGGDICCSSNDNMTTFSIRLPA
- the cysK gene encoding cysteine synthase A, giving the protein MKLYDSILDLIGGTPIVKLQRLPDPDGADVYMKLESFNPGGSVKDRPAWEMIRRAEAEGKIAPGKSTIIEPTSGNTGIGLAMVCAARGYRCIITMPDNATVERVKILKAYGAEVYLTPAEKRMQGAIDEANRLAGEIPDSFIPMQFENPANPDAHRHTTAVEIYEAFDGRLDAFVLTAGTGGTVTGTGEELKKRIPNLRIYVVEPYGSPVLSGGKPGPHKIPGTGPGFIPKILNRSIYDDIFLIKDEDAQQMARELAAKEGILVGASAAASAYYAIKVAKQLPKGARVLCMAPDSGERYLSSDLFAD